Within Rissa tridactyla isolate bRisTri1 chromosome 4, bRisTri1.patW.cur.20221130, whole genome shotgun sequence, the genomic segment AAGCTTTGAATCAATCTCTGTCCTTAGCTACCAGCTGCGCATTGAATGTATGCTGATCTGTGAAGAGACCACCGTTGTGCTGGACATGATTCAGCCGAAAGCTGAAACCATCCAGAGAGCCTGCGAAGGTAAATGACCTGACCTTATTTCTGGATCTTATTTATGTCAGGAAGCTGTAAACCCCAAACAACTCCCCTGGAGCTCTACAATGAGTCTATCCAGTCCCCCGAAAAAACTCCCCTGCGGTTCGTTCACTGGTTCACTGCAGAATACGGGATGCAGCTCTAGGTATCTCCACTGATGGTCGGAGCCCATAATAGGACCAGAGATCATTTTCCCTCACCCTCGTGcctctttttctgcagcagctgtaTTCCTCTGAAACACTTTGAACAGTGAAGCACCGGAAGCTTGTCAGCCCTTTGAAAGGAGCTGAATAAAGACAGCAGAGCTGGCCCTGTGTACAGCTAATTCATCCAGCAGTATTTGCCACGTTAAGACCTTTGCAAAGCAGTTTGCTGCCAGAAAAGCACGCCCCAAACTTTGCCCAGAAAGTAGTGAAGCTTTAGTTTTTCCCTGCCTACAAATGGAACCAGGAGAAAAAGTTTCTTATTTTGGGCTATAAATGTTGTGATGCTCCAATTTTGTGAGTACATGGAGAGATCATGCAGTAGGTTTCGGCTTCCTGTGGCAGAAACCTCAGGTCCCACTCCGCTGAGAGCAGGATGCTCGTCTTGGCACTGTCAAGTGCCGCCTGTCCTAAAGAGCCCCAACTCCTGCTGGGGGGTTCTCCATCTGGAATTACAGCTGCCCGCTGGGACAAACTGAAGCTTCCCCCCAGAAGTGTCTTCCCAGCAGCCCTCTTCTCCTTTTGGAGCTGTTCTTGCCTCAAAGCTGAGCGCTTCAGAAAGCACACCACTGCAGCACCCTGTCGTCAGAGCAAGGACAGGGACTGTACCCTTCATGCCCTGATAATCACCTCCACCATGCGAGACCAAGAACAGGGTGAGCGTGTCTGGATTTAGCAGCTGGCAGATAATCGCAGGGCTGTCAGAACTGGCTTCACTACACAGCTGAACGGAGTCTGCAAGATTAAAATTACAGCCCCGTTACCCTCGCCCACACCAGGGTAATTCGAGGTACttccaaggaaggcagcaagcTGATGGCTGTTAGTGAGAAGGGTGCAACTCTGGGTTATTTTCCATTAGGAATGAGAGAccagatgtaaagaaagaaaCGTAAGTCAAAAAAACTTCTATTAAGCCCAACGTAAGGAATTGGATCTATACAGAATCAGTTTCTCTGCAGGTTGGGCCATTGGGCTGCAAAGCTGAAAAATCAGATTTGGTTTGGTGGAATTCATAAGCCCAATTTCAATGCAGTTTAAGAAATGTGGTGTAACAGAGGCTTTTGTTTAAAagtcctttctgtttttcagatcttCTGAACAGTCATCGCCTGCCGCTCTTTTGTCAACTGATTCTCAAAGTTGGAAACTTTCTGAACTATGTAAGGACTCCTTCTGCCTTGTCCTCCCACCATTACAGTATGTGGATGATCTTCTTTAGGGCTGTAATTTGGGTGGACATGGGAGttacatctgctttttttctgtcttgtaggGAAGTCACACGGGCAACGCCGATGGGTTTAAAATCAGCACTTTACTCAAACTAAcagaaaccaaagcaaaccaaacccgCATTACGCTGCTTCACCATATTCTGGAGGTACCACTGCCAAGTCCTGGGAGAtagggaaggaggaggacttTATCACAGATGAACCATTTCTCCTACTCTACTTACAGCTAATGGCACACACTCTTATCCGTATCCTCCCTGTCTAACTGCAGAGTGTCACAAGTTGGGAGCGCTTGATTCACTTAGGCTGGTGGAGGCTGTTTGTGGGGACTACTCAGGGAGCTCTTTATTCTAAGACCTGTTCTGCTTTGCTCCAGCATCTTTCCCTGCAGTGGCTGAACTTCCTTCTTCATATTGGTGCAATCTGCACATCATCATCTGCGGCCCACACAGCACATGGCTACCAAATCTATCCTGGCTGGCCTGTACCCATTCAGCCCTTCTGCCTTTCCATGGTCTCTTACTTTTCCACCAGACTATGCTTGAGCTTTTCATGCTCCCCTCCAACCCCCATAGCTTTCTAATTCCCTgcattgctgggtttttttctcttttctcccttctctgctctGCCACCGCCATTCACCAAGGTCCCTCCATTCCAGTTATGCGTGTTCAAGCCCTGATTTAGCTGGCAGTAGCTTCTGCCATAAAAGTAAATCATGCAAATAAGATTCAAGCCCTTTTGATACCCTCCTGGGACCGTAGGAAGTACCAGACTGCATCAAACCACAGTCTTGGCCTCCTCCCATAGTCAAGAGTATGTGTCTCAGAAGAGGGTAGAAGAAGAGCTCAGCAGCAGGTCAGCTTTGCTTTGAACTATGAGTATTTCTCAACATTCAGCCCCCTTGTATGTTTTTGTAGCCCAGAAGCAATGCCTTTCCTCTCTGAATGTGCTGTCCTGTTTTGAATGTGGCTCGGCTCTGCAAGGCAAAGCAAACTGCagagtgggagcagcagcaggacacagcGTAGTTGTCCTTCCCCGGGCATGTCTGCCCATATCTcttcccctcagcttcctctcagGTCCTGCCACACAGAAAATAacacttctttctctcttctgctttagGAAGTAGAAAACAGCCACACGGACCTACTGGAACTGCCAAAGGATCTTGAATATGTTTCAAAAGCAGCAGGGTAAAATCATGTGTCACTTCCTTCAgattacaaacaaaaataaatcctatacACATGAACAATGTACCAGAAATTAGGACACACACAGCTGGTAGAGCACATCAACAAGATGTTTTAGTTTTAACTGAAAGATTTGGTTGATGAATGTTGAAACCCCTTTAATATATAATAGTTCCACTACAGCTGGCAACACTTAGGGCTGAAATTTGCAGAGTGTTCAGTTAATGCTGCCTCCCAAGATATTTCAAAATCTGCACTGCCTTTGTGGTAGCAAAAGCTTCTGAAGGCCAGCTACCCAGAAGCGTTTCTGAGGTGCCTTCAACCAGGGGAAGTGAGCTAATGCTGAGCTCTGAGGGTGGAGAACTGCCTTTTGAATGGGTGGACTTTTGTGGGGGCATTCATCTACTCAGTAGACAAAGTTGTAGGTAGACTTGTCAGCTTTTTCATAAGTGCTGTGGAGAGAGGCTGTTTTTCATGAGCTCGGACTGTATAGAGAGCTCAGAGTTCAAGTTTCAGTTCAGTGAAGTGGTGGGAAGCAGAGGGACAGTGACACTGCCAGCTCAGACTTGTCCTCTCTTTGGTCAGCGCAGGATGCTGGAGTATCAACTAATGGGGGGGTTCTTTGTGATTTCAGAATTAATCTTGATATTATACGCACGGAGTCCAGTACCAATTTAAAGAAGTTGCTGGAGCTTCAGAAAAAAGTCTTATCATCAAATGACAATGTGAAACAACAATACGAGAAACCTATCCAGGTCAGTAATCAAGCTCCCTTATATCTTCCACATTACACACACAAAGGCAGTCCTCAGTGCGGACGCTCATGAGAGGGTGGAAAATATTGCCGCAGGACATGCTCTCAGATTTGCAAATAGGCTGTGATGCCATACAACCCATTGGTGTTTATTTGCCAGCTCCACCCCAAACCTAGATGCCTTTGGTGAGGCCATTTCTTAaggcccctgccccagctgctctctTCACTCTGTTGTGTGGACTCACTTTGAGTGAAGATGTTCAGCCTCTGTGTGGATCACCAGAGTAAAGCCCATTGCTTGGGATTAAGCTTTGCATTGAGCTTTCCACTGGAGCTCCACTCCATTCCGTCCCATGTAGTTGAACCGGCCCCACAGCGCCATGCCCAAACCCGCCAAATCGGCACCCACCCCCAAGAAGGGCTCCAAAAAAGCAGCCCCacctctggaggtgttcaaggccaggctggatggggctctgagcaacccggtctagtgggagttgtccctgcccatggcaggggggttggaactagatgatctttaagattccttccaacccgaaccattctgtgattctatgttttgcTCAAGCTACTGGTAAACTGGCACAGCACAGTCACCAGGAGCAAAGGTCATCTGCAGATCTTAGTTTCTTGCCACCTTGTAAGCTCTGCTGCAGTTAAAAGCCAGGGCCCAGAATCCTGCTCCAAGCTCTTACATTgacatccttttttctttaagtgcaCTTCACTCATTGTCCTCTGTTTAACCGTGTATATTAAATGCATTTCAGGATAGCATTGATGCCTCCAGAAAGCTGGAAGAAGAATTTGAAAACattgaaaggaagagagaagaactTGCAAATTATCTCTGTGAAGACCCAAGCAAGTTGTCCTTAGAGGACATATTTAGCACCATGAAGACCTTCAGAGATCTCTTCATCCGAGCCCTGAAGGTTGGCATCTGTGCACATGATGCTGAGCAGCCCTAGAACTGGTGCATGCTTCTGCTCTGACAGCCAGGGGTGGGACAGGCACCCAAATCTGGTGGGGGGAAGGTGCTGGTTACCACCTCCTCCTCTGAGCACTTGGGATGAGGTCACCTGGGGAAGGAGTGTCTGATCCCAGCTCCACTGCATCCTCATACAGTGCTGGTGCTCCTGGCCTGGTCCAGACCCTGGTGATGTGTGATTTTGGTGCAGCTTCAGCTGCAGAGTCACAAAGATGCTTTGGAGTCAAGTATGTAAGCTTCAGAGGAACGGGCTTATAAAACTTAACCCTTTGCTCCAACCTGAGCAAACAGACTCAGAAAGGGGATGTGCTTGGAGGAACCAGTTTGGAGGAAATTGTGGCTTCAGTACCTTCTACTTTTACCTCAGCTAAAAGTCAGGCAGAAGATCTGCACACTGGTAGGTAACGGTGTTAGGCAGATCACCACCGCCACCTCCTACTGGGATGTGGCAGAACCCTGGCCAAGCCAGCGGTCTCCCTCTCACCCTCTTGGCGACACAGCCCTTATTCCcctttcccattttatttactGCACAGGATAAGGCCAgaatttctcttctcctttgcaaCTATTTGCAGGTCTTCTTTCTCTTCATTGGCTTTTCTGGCAGACTCCTGTCCAACTTTCTCATATCCCTGTTACCTCACTGCAGGAAAACAAGGACAGAAAGGAGCAAGCTGCcaaagcagagaagaggaagaaacagctggaagaggaagaggggaagagacagaagggagaaaatggaaaagtcaGTGAGTATCTGAAAGGGCTTCAAAAAAGAGACGGAGCTGGTAGGAGCTCTTTGCTGGTCCTGCTTTAATGGACCATAATGGTAATTTATTTTGTGGGTTTCCAGGTGCTGGCTGACTAAAGGCTTTTAGGTGTCTTACAGCCATAGCTTAGAACTGACTTTTCACAGTTGCAGCTGGGCAGAGAAGTTAATTTTAGGTTTTCTGACtgaacagcagagggaaaaaaaaaatcaaactgaaacaTTTCAGCTAACTTTTTCAGTTTCTAAACATAACTTTTGAATCCCAAATCTAACAAGAAACATTTgacttttccccccctccaaaatCCCCATATACATTCGAATAGTCTTTCTTTGACACAGACTACTGACATCCCAAAAATTTTGCAGATAATTTAAATCTGCCTTTCTCTGGATGAAAATGAAAGGCACAACTGAAAAGTACAATTGGAagaaactgagaggaaaaaaaaattattatttcccctctttccctgccCTCCACCCCCCAATAAAAAAGCCCCCACTAACACGCACAGCAAACAGGAGGCGTTTCAAGGTCATAGTGCAACCAGGCACAAGTCTAGGGAGAGCTGGTGCCACTGGTGCCAGCCTGTAGCACCCAAGCATTAGGGTAAACCCTTTGACTTCAGCCAGGACACGCTGCTGCGGGGGCACGGAGCATGAGCTGCTCCCAGGCCTGGCATCGGTGCCTTGCTTTTGCCCAGTGGTTGCTTGTACTGGGACAGTGGCACCCACCCCAAGCACCAGCACCACCACAAAGTCTCCTTCTGCCTCATCTCATGGGCAGATTTAACACCCATCTCTCTCTATCCCAGTTAAGAAGGGGGTGGTGAAGCAGGAGGAGGTGTGCGTCATCGATGCGCTGCTGGCCGACATAAGGAAAGGGTTCACGCTgagaaagacaaagaacagaCATGAGTCGGATGCAATTCCTAAAACCTTGCCTGCGGAGAATCCAGAGGACAGCCAGTCTGGTAAGGACACGGACCTGACTCTACCTGCAGCTGTTCATTCCCATCTGCCTCTCAGCCTGAGCCAAGCACACAAGCAAGAAGCCTCAGCGTTTGCATTTGGGGCATTTTATTTAAGCGGGCTTTGCAGCCAGTGCCCCggagaagaggagcagagagCCCTGTTGCCAGCCAGGTCTGTCCCAGAATTACCAGCAGTTTGGAGCAGCATGGCCTTGCACCCATGCttatcatttagaatcatagaattgttagggttggaagagaccttaaagatcatctagttccaacccccctgccatgggcagggacaactcccactagatcaggttgctcagagacccatccagcctggccttaaaaacttccagggatggggcttccaccacctctctgggcaacctgttccagtgtctcaccaccctcatggtgaagaacttcttcctaacgtccagtctgaatcgacccatccctagttttaatccattccctctggtcctaccattacccgacatcctaaaaagtccctcaccagctttcttgtaggcccccttaagatactggtaggccactataaggtctccttggacgcttcttttctccagactgaacaaccccaactctcggAGAGGCATCAACCCTCTGAGAGGCATGGCCCATGGGCCAGCCACAGAACCATGCCGATGGGGCGCTGGTGTCATCTCCACAAGTCCTCTCTGTGCTATCAAGTCTCAGCAACACAGCTTGTCACTGCCTTGAAGACCACTGCACCCTGTCTTAGTCTACTTTTGGGAGTCTAAAGAAGCCcttaaaaaaagatcagaaaactCTTATTTGCAGAAGGACCCAAGTCCTTTAGGTGCTTGTTGGGAGACAGCCCATGGGTTTAGCTTTTCTTTGGTCTCTCGACCTTGGTGTCAGTGCGCATTGAATGAGGCCAAGGACATTGGCCTACCATAGAGCCTGACTTGGGCACTGTGGGTCTCCTAAACCTGCTCTGCAAGGGCAGGATTAGGCTGGCTGATGGGCAGTTTTGAAGTCCTCGTGCAGACCAAGACAGCAGTCCCAGCTGGTTCAGGACCTCACAGGACCCTCTTCCTGCTGTAGGCTTTCAGGCACCCTTGTGAGTCCGGGGAATTCCATGGAAATCAGCCGGTTGGCAGCAAAGACACACAAACACCTGCTGAAAACAGAGCAGGGGCTTTGCTGAGCTGGGGTCTGACTGGGATGACCACAGTGGGTATAAGGAGGGGAGGTATAGAGAGGATAAAATGGTGCTGCCTCTGCATAGCTGCTGTAGGGTCAGTGCACCCTCCACAGGCAGCTGCTTGCTTGTAACCTCTTCCAGTGGCAGAAACGCCTTGGTTGATCCCAGGTGCAACTCTGCAGCTGTGGCTgattgtgtgttttttgtttaaaggaaaaagcTTTAAGGATCcacaagcagcaggaaagcagatCAATGATAAGACCAAGCAAAATGACGACGGACGTCCCTCAGAAAGCATTCCCCTCTCAACCACCGCCCCAGTGGAGACAGATGGAGATGTTACAAATGCCTCGGCTTCAAACCAGGCATTATCTAAAAACAATGCTGGAGGAAATTTGCCACCAGAGTCACGGACGGAAAGCCCCTTGGTAAGCTTGGTGGAGGCTGATGGGGCCAGTCAGCCCATGCCAGGTGCCGGGATGAAGCAGGCAGACAGCTGGGTGAGCCTCCAGCCAAGCACAAAGAGCGGCTCCATTGCCTTCTCTACTGCTAACTTAGGCTCGGGGATAAGGTTTGTGAGCAGCAGTTCAGGCACTGCTCCAATAGACCAAGTCAATGGGTCCATCTCGGAAGTCCAGGAGAAGGAATGCCCAGATGTCTCAGAGAGCTACAGTCTGATGCAGGAGCCAGAAACCCATCTGAGCGAGACCAGAATCGACCCTGGCAGCGTTCAGTCCGCTCCCTGCGATGAGGCTCATCGGGCAGAGTCGAAAGAGATGGTGAAGGAAAATGAAGACCCTGGTACAGACTCACTGTTGGACACCTCTCAAGAGAAGTCCTTCTCGGAGGAGCCAGCCACCGACTCTTCTTGTTCGGCAACCCTCCCCCCAGGACAAACTCACACCGACAGGGAAAAGCAGAGGCCATCTGGGAAacggaggaagaagaagagacaCAGCAAAAGCTACTCAGGTAGCCCATTTCATATATAGCCCTCGGGGACCGAGTTAAACTGGGGAGGCTTCCCCGTATATTTGTGTAAATCTGGTCCTCCTCACTGTGAGGTCCAATGCCCCCTGCCCCTAGAGCCATGCTGTTTCatgaa encodes:
- the LOC128908903 gene encoding inverted formin-2-like isoform X2 — encoded protein: MHLQPLHSLASLHPHPHCLAWGASLPLHPCCPAWWVSLPLPPPLPGMGGIPPPPPPLPGMGGIPPPPPPLPGMGGIPPPPPPLPGMGGIPPPPPLMPGTAGDHIEAVVASQFSCPLGSGRPPPKTVKTPTLRMKKLNWQKLPSNVVRESHSMWASVSSSSEETIEPNYTSIEQLFCFPQPTPKEKTAAPVKAEPKEITFLDSKKSLNLNIFLKQFKCYQLRIECMLICEETTVVLDMIQPKAETIQRACEDLLNSHRLPLFCQLILKVGNFLNYGSHTGNADGFKISTLLKLTETKANQTRITLLHHILEEVENSHTDLLELPKDLEYVSKAAGINLDIIRTESSTNLKKLLELQKKVLSSNDNVKQQYEKPIQDSIDASRKLEEEFENIERKREELANYLCEDPSKLSLEDIFSTMKTFRDLFIRALKENKDRKEQAAKAEKRKKQLEEEEGKRQKGENGKVIKKGVVKQEEVCVIDALLADIRKGFTLRKTKNRHESDAIPKTLPAENPEDSQSGKSFKDPQAAGKQINDKTKQNDDGRPSESIPLSTTAPVETDGDVTNASASNQALSKNNAGGNLPPESRTESPLVSLVEADGASQPMPGAGMKQADSWVSLQPSTKSGSIAFSTANLGSGIRFVSSSSGTAPIDQVNGSISEVQEKECPDVSESYSLMQEPETHLSETRIDPGSVQSAPCDEAHRAESKEMVKENEDPGTDSLLDTSQEKSFSEEPATDSSCSATLPPGQTHTDREKQRPSGKRRKKKRHSKSYSAEVETDTGDNKTKKVCVTQ
- the LOC128908903 gene encoding inverted formin-2-like isoform X1, which translates into the protein MHLQPLHSLASLHPHPHCLAWGASLPLHPCCPAWWVSLPLPPPLPGMGGIPPPPPPLPGMGGIPPPPPPLPGMGGIPPPPPPLPGMGGIPPPPPLMPGTAGDHIEAVVASQFSCPLGSGRPPPKTVKTPTLRMKKLNWQKLPSNVVRESHSMWASVSSSSEETIEPNYTSIEQLFCFPQPTPKEKTAAPVKAEPKEITFLDSKKSLNLNIFLKQFKCSNEEVAAMVQNGDRAKFDVEVLKQLLKLLPEKHEIENLKAFKEEKSKLANADQFYLLLLQIPSYQLRIECMLICEETTVVLDMIQPKAETIQRACEDLLNSHRLPLFCQLILKVGNFLNYGSHTGNADGFKISTLLKLTETKANQTRITLLHHILEEVENSHTDLLELPKDLEYVSKAAGINLDIIRTESSTNLKKLLELQKKVLSSNDNVKQQYEKPIQDSIDASRKLEEEFENIERKREELANYLCEDPSKLSLEDIFSTMKTFRDLFIRALKENKDRKEQAAKAEKRKKQLEEEEGKRQKGENGKVIKKGVVKQEEVCVIDALLADIRKGFTLRKTKNRHESDAIPKTLPAENPEDSQSGKSFKDPQAAGKQINDKTKQNDDGRPSESIPLSTTAPVETDGDVTNASASNQALSKNNAGGNLPPESRTESPLVSLVEADGASQPMPGAGMKQADSWVSLQPSTKSGSIAFSTANLGSGIRFVSSSSGTAPIDQVNGSISEVQEKECPDVSESYSLMQEPETHLSETRIDPGSVQSAPCDEAHRAESKEMVKENEDPGTDSLLDTSQEKSFSEEPATDSSCSATLPPGQTHTDREKQRPSGKRRKKKRHSKSYSAEVETDTGDNKTKKVCVTQ